GAACTTTCTTGTCAAGACATAACACTAAGTGATATAGTTAATGCATGGAGAGAGTATTCAAGACTCAACACTTTTCCCGCTGGTCACGTAAGATCGGTCTTTTGGATCAACCCCCTATGCCAAGCAGTGGTTGAAATGGGACTGGGACTAGTTGATGCCGACCTTGGCGGTGGAGTGGTCAAAAAACGCATTGCTTTGCCAGGTAGAGGTAAAAGTGGAGGAGTTCGAACATTGGTGGCTACAAACAAGGGGAATCGCTGGTTTTTTATGTTTGGTTTTGCCAAAAACGTAAGGACAAATATCAACCACCGTGATCTTGAAGCGTTACAGAAGCTAGCAGATGATCTGTTGGGCCCCCTCTGTGTCAGCGAAGTTGTCGCCCCATCTGATTTAACCTTTTTCAAAACAGAGGGTGAATAGGATGGCAGATGAACAGTTATTCAAAAGAGAGAAAAGAGGCTATCATAAGGAAAATGATGCCACCCTGTAACAAAGCAATTTCTGTACTATCAAAAGAATCAGGAATACCGTATGGAACGTTACATACATGGCGAATAAAAGCTAGACAAGGAGGAATAGCAGTGCCTGGTAATGGTAAGAATGCAGAGGAGTGGTCTTCTGAAGATAAGTTTGCAGTGGTGTTAGAAACATCGGCA
This region of Magnetococcales bacterium genomic DNA includes:
- a CDS encoding transposase, with amino-acid sequence MNSYSKERKEAIIRKMMPPCNKAISVLSKESGIPYGTLHTWRIKARQGGIAVPGNGKNAEEWSSEDKFAVVLETSA